From the Senegalimassilia faecalis genome, one window contains:
- a CDS encoding uracil-xanthine permease family protein yields the protein MSENAPSRTAPETPPAVYDATTLGKPRMFVLGIQHMFAMFGATILVPVLTGLSVSDTLLFAGLGTLLFHFLAKGKVPAFLGSSFAFIAGYAAIAPNGEADLLPYACLGVACAGLLYLVLSALFRLFGPARVMRFFPPVVTGPIVICIGLILASSAIANCSTNWLVAIIAIAAIIVCNIWGRGMVKIVPILIGVVVSYVTAAALGEVNFSGVAQAAWIGLPFTWDNTVFSLFGEHFDAGLAITAIITIMPLAFATMIEHIGDISAISSTCERNFIANPGLHRTLLGDGLATILASLFGAPANTTYGENTGVLALTRVFDPRVVRIAACCAIALSFCPKFAAVIGAMPASVIGGVSLVLYGMISAVGVRNLVENHVDFQKSRNVLVAAIVLVLSIGIAYSTAGAVTFDVAGVTISLSGLAIGSLAGIILNAVLPYKDYEFDMGELGEGE from the coding sequence ATGAGCGAAAACGCGCCTTCCCGCACCGCCCCCGAAACCCCGCCCGCCGTCTACGACGCCACCACACTTGGCAAGCCCCGCATGTTCGTGCTGGGCATCCAGCACATGTTCGCCATGTTTGGCGCCACCATCCTGGTGCCTGTGCTCACGGGCCTGTCGGTCAGCGATACGCTGCTGTTCGCCGGACTGGGCACGCTGCTGTTCCACTTCCTGGCGAAAGGGAAGGTGCCAGCGTTTTTGGGCTCGTCGTTCGCGTTCATCGCTGGGTACGCGGCCATCGCACCGAACGGCGAGGCGGATCTGCTTCCCTACGCGTGTCTGGGCGTTGCGTGCGCCGGCTTGCTGTACCTGGTGCTTTCCGCGCTGTTTCGCCTGTTCGGACCCGCGCGCGTCATGCGCTTCTTCCCGCCGGTAGTCACCGGCCCCATCGTCATCTGCATTGGGTTGATTCTGGCCAGCTCCGCCATTGCGAATTGCTCGACGAACTGGCTGGTGGCCATCATCGCCATCGCAGCCATTATCGTGTGCAATATCTGGGGACGCGGCATGGTGAAGATCGTGCCCATCCTTATCGGTGTGGTGGTCAGCTACGTGACAGCGGCGGCGCTTGGCGAAGTCAACTTCTCCGGCGTGGCGCAAGCTGCATGGATTGGCTTGCCGTTTACCTGGGACAACACCGTGTTCTCGCTGTTCGGCGAACACTTCGACGCTGGCCTTGCCATCACCGCCATCATCACCATCATGCCGTTGGCGTTCGCCACCATGATCGAGCACATCGGAGACATCTCCGCTATCAGCTCCACGTGCGAGCGCAACTTCATCGCGAACCCCGGTTTGCACCGCACGCTGCTCGGCGACGGCCTGGCCACCATCCTGGCCAGCCTGTTCGGCGCGCCCGCGAACACCACGTACGGCGAGAACACCGGCGTGCTGGCGCTGACCCGCGTGTTCGATCCGCGCGTCGTGCGCATTGCCGCGTGCTGCGCCATTGCGCTGTCGTTCTGCCCGAAGTTCGCGGCCGTCATCGGTGCTATGCCCGCTAGCGTCATCGGCGGCGTGTCGCTGGTGCTGTACGGCATGATCAGCGCCGTGGGCGTGCGCAACCTGGTGGAGAACCACGTCGATTTCCAGAAAAGCCGCAACGTGCTAGTGGCGGCCATCGTGCTGGTGCTTTCCATCGGCATTGCGTACAGCACTGCCGGTGCGGTGACGTTCGACGTTGCGGGCGTGACCATCTCGCTGTCGGGCCTGGCCATCGGCTCGCTTGCCGGCATCATCCTGAATGCCGTGCTGCCGTACAAAGACTACGAGTTCGACATGGGCGAGCTTGGCGAAGGGGAGTAA
- a CDS encoding ChbG/HpnK family deacetylase, whose protein sequence is MGVAFHADDYGITEQQARDILALSSACGGDGALSSVSIFVNSPAFEIAADLARPYVESGALRMALHLNLVEGRPCASTAEVPLLVNARGTFCNDFVGLLKLSHGPQRWEFRRQLQRECEAQITRYLQAFPQMKDVLRLDSHQHTHAVPAVFDAAMATVREQGCTLVHLRCPVEPLRPHRAVGNHMPPINLAKDALITWLWRSNRGKVPAGCASSLFCGVVLSGAMDKVSWPLVEAFDSIARDRAQNVEVLFHPVSVPIEQCLDPQNEPFAQACASEARDREAACLRKLAHNRSLA, encoded by the coding sequence ATGGGCGTTGCGTTTCACGCCGACGATTACGGAATCACCGAGCAGCAAGCCCGGGATATCCTTGCGCTTTCAAGCGCATGCGGCGGCGACGGAGCGCTGTCGTCGGTCAGCATCTTCGTGAACAGCCCGGCGTTTGAAATCGCTGCTGACCTGGCGCGACCGTATGTTGAATCAGGCGCACTCAGAATGGCGCTGCACTTGAACCTGGTGGAAGGCCGCCCTTGCGCAAGCACGGCCGAGGTTCCGCTTCTGGTGAATGCGCGCGGGACGTTTTGCAACGACTTCGTGGGGCTGCTGAAGCTGTCGCACGGGCCGCAGCGCTGGGAGTTCCGCCGGCAGCTTCAACGTGAATGCGAAGCGCAGATCACGCGTTACTTGCAGGCGTTTCCGCAGATGAAAGACGTGTTGCGCCTGGATAGCCACCAGCACACGCACGCGGTGCCCGCCGTGTTCGACGCGGCTATGGCGACGGTGCGCGAGCAGGGTTGCACGTTGGTGCACCTGCGCTGTCCCGTGGAGCCGCTGCGTCCCCATCGCGCGGTCGGCAACCACATGCCCCCCATTAACTTGGCCAAAGACGCGCTGATTACGTGGTTGTGGCGCAGCAACCGGGGCAAGGTGCCGGCGGGTTGCGCCAGCTCACTGTTCTGCGGCGTGGTGCTTTCGGGTGCCATGGATAAGGTGTCGTGGCCGCTTGTCGAAGCGTTCGACAGCATCGCTCGCGACCGCGCACAAAACGTCGAAGTGCTGTTTCACCCGGTCAGCGTGCCTATTGAGCAGTGCCTTGACCCGCAAAACGAACCATTCGCGCAGGCGTGCGCATCCGAAGCGCGCGACAGAGAGGCCGCTTGCCTGAGAAAGCTAGCGCACAACCGGTCGCTCGCATAG
- a CDS encoding flavodoxin, whose translation MSKALVAYFSASGATRTLAKELAKAANADLFEIEPEQPYTAADLDWTSKNSRSTLEMNDPNSRPAIAHACPDLAAYDTVYMGFPIWWYVAPTIVNTFLESGDFAGKRVVPFATSGGSGMGKTVAALKPSAPTADFTAGEVLNGANAAKLAKFVEKYGK comes from the coding sequence ATGAGCAAGGCATTGGTTGCATACTTCAGCGCATCGGGCGCAACGCGCACGCTGGCCAAGGAACTGGCGAAAGCCGCAAACGCGGATTTGTTCGAAATCGAGCCCGAGCAGCCTTATACCGCTGCCGACCTGGATTGGACGAGCAAGAACAGCCGCTCCACCCTTGAGATGAACGATCCGAACAGCCGTCCCGCTATCGCGCACGCATGCCCGGACCTGGCGGCTTACGACACGGTGTATATGGGCTTCCCCATCTGGTGGTACGTGGCGCCCACCATCGTGAACACGTTCTTGGAGAGCGGCGATTTCGCCGGCAAGCGCGTGGTGCCGTTTGCCACATCCGGCGGTTCGGGGATGGGCAAAACCGTTGCCGCGCTGAAGCCGAGCGCGCCCACCGCCGATTTTACCGCCGGTGAAGTGCTGAACGGCGCGAACGCGGCGAAACTTGCAAAGTTCGTCGAAAAGTACGGGAAGTAG
- a CDS encoding carbonic anhydrase produces MTHEANNISADEALMRLREGNARYLQAANAAGDVSPALRRATFEHGQHPYAIVLACSDSRVIPEAIFSAGIGELFVIRVAGNVVDNHQLGSIEYAEDHLGCNLVVVLGHTACGAVDAALHHEPYGTVKFITDEIADAIGDEQDEAAACLANVAHSVRRVEESRKVRADEAEHGLCVVGALYHTDTGEVEFLD; encoded by the coding sequence ATGACGCACGAAGCAAATAACATTTCCGCTGATGAAGCCCTTATGCGCTTGCGCGAAGGCAATGCGCGCTACCTGCAAGCCGCCAACGCTGCGGGGGATGTGTCCCCCGCGCTGCGCCGCGCTACGTTCGAGCACGGCCAGCATCCCTATGCCATCGTGCTGGCATGCTCGGACTCTCGCGTTATTCCCGAGGCTATTTTCTCGGCGGGCATCGGCGAGCTGTTCGTCATTCGCGTGGCCGGTAACGTGGTGGACAACCACCAGCTTGGCAGCATCGAATACGCTGAGGACCACCTGGGGTGCAACTTGGTGGTGGTGCTCGGGCACACTGCGTGCGGCGCGGTGGACGCCGCTCTGCACCATGAGCCCTACGGCACGGTGAAGTTCATCACCGACGAAATCGCCGATGCCATTGGCGACGAGCAGGACGAGGCCGCAGCGTGTCTGGCCAACGTTGCGCATAGCGTGCGTCGCGTCGAGGAAAGCCGCAAAGTGCGCGCTGACGAGGCCGAACACGGTTTGTGCGTTGTTGGCGCGCTCTACCACACGGACACCGGCGAAGTTGAGTTTTTAGACTAG